Part of the Paenibacillus sp. YPG26 genome, CCATACTGTTGAAGGATACCTTACCGCTGTAAGTGAACACGAATGGAAGCGTGAATACAGCTACAAGCAGAAGCGCCGCCCAGGGACGCTTAAGTGAGAAGGCGCCAAACATACCCCAGAACTTGTTCTCCTTGTGCTCCAGAGACCCTTTTGCAGGCCAAAAAATCTTGGTACCGAGTACCGCCATGAAGAACGGCACCACTGTGAGGAGGGCGAGCAGCATAACAGCAACCCCCACCGCTACCGCAGCGGCTGACTTATACAGAATGAATTCAGACAAGCCAATTGCCGCAAAACCGACAAGAACAGCAAGACCTGAGAAGAACACCGTCTTCCCTGCGGTACGGTATGTAGCTATAATGGCTTCCCATTTATCATCCGTATGCTGAAGCTCTTCCTTGAACCGGCTTATAAGCAGGATACAGTAATCTGTGCCTATGCCGAACATAATCGCGACCATGAAGATCTGGGTGAAGGTGGACAGCGGAAAGTCGAAAGAATCAACCAGGAATGCAACCACCGACTGAGCCACTACATAGCTGATCCCAACGGTCAGCAGAGGAATAAATGGAGCCACGAACGAACGGAAGCTTATGAACAAGATCAGAAGAATAAATACAACGGTAATGTACTCCGATTTCTTAAGTCCGCTCTCGGAGCTTGCAATCGTATCTTCATTAATCTGCTCTTGGCCCGTCAGATAATGCTTCACTGGAACAGAATCCAGCGTACTGCGGATATCCTTAACGGTATCCTTGAGTGGACGTCCGTCCATCTCAACAGAGAGGGAGGTGAGAATCGTCTTGCCATCCTTGGAGATCATCTTATCGGCTGCGTCCGGGGTAGAGAACGGGTCTGTTATGGACACAATTCCGATCTTGGCTTTGGCATCATTCAGTTTCTGAATGCCGCTTTTGATGGAATCCTTGGCCTCCTGATTCAGAGGATTGTCTTCATGAAAGACGAGCGCGATCTGCGTCTCTTTCCCTCCGCCCTTCATGGCGCTGATCTCCTTCATTAAGTCAGACGCCTCGGATGAAGCATAGCCGGGAGGCACAGACAAATTGCCTTTCTGCCGGACCAGATCCGCCATGGAAGGAGCTGTTAGCATTAAGCCTACGGCAGCGGCGATCCAGAAGAGGATCATCCACCACCTCGCTTTTAGTATAAATCTCATTTATTCTTTACTCCCTTCTTCGAACAGTCTGGCCAGCTTCTCAAAGCTGGTAATGAAAGACTCAATTTCTTCCTGATTGAAATGGACTAGATATTTGGCCACCACTTCCTGTACCTTCTCATCTGCCTTGCTTGAAATCTCATGTCCAAGCTCTGTGAGTGACAGATATACAAGTCTGCGGTCCTCCTTATCACGAGTCCTCTCGACAAGTCCCCTGTCCACAAGCCGGGTAATGATCGCCGTAATTGAGCTCTTGCCCACACAGAAAGCATCCGCCAGCTCCGTCGAAGTACACTCGTGCTGTGTCTTGATATAGTACAAAGTCTGGTACTGATCAACGGTCATGTCATCTTGAACAATCTTGGCAATTTCACTACTGAGCCGCTTGGTCACGGTAGCCGAAGCAGTTACGTAGCGCTCAATCAGCTCTTTGGACTGCTGTTCCACTCCTCTTCCCCCATTTTGCATAATGATTCAATCCTCAAATAGTTCGATAATAGAACTTTAAATCTCCCCGGCCCAAAAGTCAACTTGAACATGCAAAAAAACCAATGAAACCATGTAGTCGCTACATCATTTCGTTGGTTGCTGGCCATTATTTATATGCGGGCATTCCAGATAGATTCTAACCGAACTCCATGAATATCCCGAACTGCACTATTCCTCCTGCTCGTGAAGCTCCGCCTCATATACACAGCGGAAGCGTTCTACTCCATTAGGGAGCTTGCTGCTGGTCTCTATAACGAACCCAATATTTCTATAAAAGTCAACGCCCTCCTCGTCTGTCTCAGCGATGATCCTGTCCGGCTTCTCTTGGTACAGAACCTCAAGTATGATCCCTCTGCCATACCCTTGATTTCTATGCTCGGGAGAGATCGCCAGATGATTGATAACCAGCGCGTTCTGATCTTCCATCTTATAACCGATAAGGCCAATCAACTCTTCTTCATGCTTCAGCGCGTACAGCTGAGCCTCTCTATCCTCCTGATACCGCTTAATGGCTTCCGCCAGCAGGTCTTCATCCGAATAGACAGCATATTCAAGGATCCGGCTTATATCCGGACTCTCCACTTGATTCTTCACATTCACTAACACGCAATCAGCCCCTTCTATGTCAAAAACATCACTTGTAAGTTTACTCTATTGGCAGGGTTAACAACAAATTTGTTAAATCAGTCAAACTAAAAT contains:
- a CDS encoding MarR family transcriptional regulator gives rise to the protein MEQQSKELIERYVTASATVTKRLSSEIAKIVQDDMTVDQYQTLYYIKTQHECTSTELADAFCVGKSSITAIITRLVDRGLVERTRDKEDRRLVYLSLTELGHEISSKADEKVQEVVAKYLVHFNQEEIESFITSFEKLARLFEEGSKE
- a CDS encoding GNAT family N-acetyltransferase translates to MLVNVKNQVESPDISRILEYAVYSDEDLLAEAIKRYQEDREAQLYALKHEEELIGLIGYKMEDQNALVINHLAISPEHRNQGYGRGIILEVLYQEKPDRIIAETDEEGVDFYRNIGFVIETSSKLPNGVERFRCVYEAELHEQEE